The proteins below are encoded in one region of Paeniglutamicibacter cryotolerans:
- a CDS encoding HelD family protein yields MHESTAVQLEAELERTYVARLYNRLDELRAEKEEQLKRVRGTGAVGTLQNVSERDAFATLYEDRLAQLNAVEDKLVFGRLDVDAPADGDAPARGDAGTTRYIGRIGMTDEEQTRLMIDWRAPEAAAFYQATALHRMGVRRRRHLMLQGRTVLGVEDEVLDSGLLADEHGHQGEGALMAALSSKRTGRMHDIVSTIQAEQDRIIRAPLPGVLVVQGGPGTGKTAVALHRAAFLLYEHRERLKTAGVLLVGPSPSFMRYIERVLPSLGETGVVMSSLGQLMPGIHAVSEHNREAARVKGKLSMAKVVARAVANRQRLPAADRRVVVEGTALILTRAQVRHARDKARGTHKPHNDARQTFVKVLLRELANQMQEILEESSGGGNAADRSYLLEDVRSAQDVRIALNLCWMPMTPQRLIEELYARPDLLAAAAPQLSAAERKVLYRAPGSPWTESDVPLLDEAAELLGEFNVSSGREDAAQEAQLERDVANAEQTLRNVNEMLFNAGMDGLVEASDLAAMNQETAISKTAAERAALDRDWAYGHVVVDEAQELSPMQWRLLMRRCPLKSFTIVGDIAQSSSAAGATSWAGAMEPFVRERFTLEELTVNYRTPTQIAEAATRVAHAAGLTISTPQAVRDGRWPPVIDRLAPGRLLPTLIEVLPGEVQIADGGLLAVIVPESKLDAARAAVIGLYGKRVGRGSGGLSQDIVVLGAREAKGLEFDVVVVLEPQELVDEVDGTVGDLYVAMTRATQRLRVLAEGGIPAGME; encoded by the coding sequence ATGCACGAGTCCACGGCGGTCCAACTCGAGGCCGAGCTCGAACGCACCTACGTCGCCCGGTTGTACAACCGTCTCGATGAGTTGCGCGCCGAAAAGGAGGAGCAGCTCAAGCGGGTCCGGGGTACCGGTGCCGTCGGCACGCTGCAGAACGTCTCCGAGCGCGACGCCTTCGCGACCCTGTACGAGGACCGTCTCGCCCAGCTCAACGCGGTCGAGGACAAGCTGGTCTTCGGCCGGCTTGATGTCGATGCCCCCGCCGATGGCGACGCCCCGGCCCGGGGCGATGCGGGCACGACCCGCTACATTGGGCGCATCGGCATGACCGATGAAGAACAGACCCGGCTGATGATCGACTGGCGTGCACCCGAGGCCGCCGCGTTCTATCAGGCCACGGCACTTCACCGCATGGGAGTGCGCCGACGCCGGCACCTGATGCTGCAGGGCCGCACCGTGCTCGGCGTCGAGGATGAAGTGCTCGATTCCGGCCTGCTGGCCGATGAACACGGACACCAGGGCGAGGGTGCGCTGATGGCCGCGCTCAGCTCCAAGCGCACCGGCCGGATGCATGACATCGTCTCCACCATCCAGGCCGAACAAGACCGGATCATTCGTGCGCCGCTGCCCGGGGTACTCGTCGTCCAGGGTGGACCGGGAACCGGCAAGACGGCCGTCGCCCTGCACCGGGCGGCCTTCCTGCTCTACGAACACCGTGAACGGCTGAAGACCGCCGGCGTGCTGCTCGTGGGCCCCTCGCCGTCCTTCATGCGCTATATCGAACGCGTGCTGCCTTCGCTCGGCGAGACCGGCGTGGTCATGTCGTCGTTGGGCCAGCTGATGCCGGGCATCCACGCGGTGTCCGAGCACAACCGCGAGGCCGCCCGGGTCAAGGGCAAGCTGTCCATGGCCAAGGTCGTGGCCCGCGCCGTGGCAAACCGCCAGCGACTTCCCGCAGCGGACCGCCGTGTGGTGGTCGAGGGAACTGCGCTGATCCTCACCCGCGCCCAGGTCCGCCACGCCCGCGACAAGGCCCGCGGAACCCACAAGCCGCACAACGATGCACGGCAGACATTCGTGAAGGTGCTGTTGCGCGAGCTGGCCAACCAGATGCAGGAGATCCTCGAGGAGTCGTCGGGTGGCGGCAACGCAGCTGACCGCAGCTACCTGTTGGAGGACGTGCGCAGCGCCCAGGACGTGCGCATCGCGCTGAACCTGTGCTGGATGCCGATGACGCCGCAGCGGCTCATCGAGGAACTTTATGCCCGTCCGGACTTGCTCGCCGCCGCCGCACCGCAGCTGAGCGCCGCTGAACGCAAGGTCCTGTACCGCGCACCGGGCTCGCCCTGGACCGAATCCGACGTGCCTCTGCTGGACGAGGCAGCCGAGCTGCTGGGCGAGTTCAACGTCTCCAGCGGCCGCGAGGACGCTGCCCAGGAGGCGCAGCTCGAAAGGGACGTGGCGAACGCGGAGCAGACGCTGCGCAACGTCAACGAGATGTTGTTCAATGCCGGCATGGATGGGTTGGTCGAGGCTTCGGACCTGGCCGCCATGAACCAGGAGACGGCCATCTCCAAGACGGCGGCCGAACGGGCCGCACTGGACCGCGATTGGGCCTATGGCCACGTCGTGGTCGATGAGGCCCAGGAACTGTCGCCGATGCAGTGGCGCCTGTTGATGCGCCGCTGCCCGTTGAAGTCATTCACCATCGTGGGCGACATCGCCCAGTCCAGTTCGGCCGCCGGAGCCACTAGTTGGGCCGGCGCCATGGAACCGTTCGTGCGCGAGCGATTCACGTTGGAGGAGCTGACCGTCAACTACCGCACCCCGACCCAAATTGCCGAGGCGGCAACCAGGGTGGCCCACGCCGCGGGGCTGACCATCTCCACCCCGCAGGCCGTCCGCGACGGACGGTGGCCACCGGTCATCGATCGCTTGGCCCCGGGCCGGCTGCTCCCCACATTGATCGAGGTGCTTCCCGGCGAGGTCCAAATCGCCGATGGGGGATTGCTGGCCGTCATCGTGCCCGAGTCCAAGCTCGATGCGGCGCGCGCTGCCGTCATTGGGCTCTATGGAAAGCGCGTGGGCCGCGGCTCGGGCGGGCTGAGCCAGGACATCGTGGTGCTCGGCGCCCGCGAGGCGAAGGGCCTTGAATTCGATGTCGTCGTGGTGCTGGAACCGCAGGAACTCGTCGACGAGGTCGATGGAACCGTCGGTGACCTGTACGTCGCGATGACTCGGGCAACGCAGCGGCTGCGCGTGCTTGCCGAGGGCGGCATACCGGCGGGAATGGAATAA
- the tyrS gene encoding tyrosine--tRNA ligase: MSLTQQNPALTGQSNDQSFENVWQELKWRGLVHVSTDETELEKALAGDPITYYCGFDPTAPSLHLGNLVQLLNMRRLQLAGHKPLGLVGGSTGLIGDPRQTAERVLNTKETVADWVGKLQAQVERFLSFEGDNAARMVNNLDWTAPLSAIDFLREVGKYFRVGTMIKKETVSARLNSDEGISYTEFSYQVLQGYDYLQLHKLYGCSLQTGGSDQWGNLTSGTDLIRKVEGKSVFAFGTPLITNSDGTKFGKSEGNAIWLDAEMCSPYTFYQFWLNTSDADVISRLKVFTFMSREKIEELEREVAERPFARRAQKELAYDVTSLVHGVQATESVIAASAALFGQGELTELDEPTLRAATEELDSVTVPADSMGIIDLLVASKLSDSKSSARRTVTEGGAYVNNVKVTDLDGVITADQLLHGRYLLVRRGKKNLAMVEVAG; the protein is encoded by the coding sequence GTGTCTTTAACCCAGCAGAACCCCGCGCTTACGGGGCAGAGCAATGATCAGTCGTTCGAGAATGTCTGGCAGGAACTGAAGTGGCGTGGCCTGGTCCACGTTTCCACCGATGAAACCGAGCTGGAAAAGGCCCTGGCGGGGGACCCGATCACCTATTACTGCGGGTTCGACCCGACGGCCCCCTCGCTGCACCTGGGCAACCTGGTCCAGTTGCTGAACATGCGCCGCCTGCAGCTGGCGGGCCACAAGCCACTGGGCCTGGTAGGCGGCTCCACCGGCCTGATCGGTGATCCGCGCCAGACCGCCGAGCGCGTGCTCAACACCAAGGAAACCGTCGCCGATTGGGTCGGCAAGCTGCAGGCCCAGGTCGAGCGCTTCCTTTCCTTCGAGGGAGACAATGCCGCGCGCATGGTCAACAACCTCGATTGGACCGCCCCGCTGAGTGCGATCGACTTCTTGCGCGAGGTCGGCAAGTACTTCCGGGTGGGCACCATGATCAAGAAGGAAACCGTATCGGCGCGCCTGAACTCCGATGAGGGCATCAGCTACACCGAGTTCAGCTACCAGGTCCTGCAGGGCTACGACTACCTCCAGCTGCACAAGCTCTATGGCTGCTCCCTGCAGACCGGCGGCTCGGACCAGTGGGGTAACCTGACCAGCGGCACCGACCTGATCCGCAAGGTGGAGGGCAAGTCCGTCTTCGCCTTCGGCACACCGCTGATCACCAACTCGGACGGCACCAAGTTCGGCAAGTCCGAGGGAAATGCGATCTGGCTCGATGCGGAGATGTGCAGCCCGTACACGTTCTACCAGTTCTGGCTGAACACCTCCGACGCCGATGTGATCTCCCGGTTGAAGGTCTTCACCTTCATGAGCCGCGAGAAGATCGAAGAGCTGGAGCGCGAAGTCGCGGAGCGTCCCTTTGCCCGTCGGGCGCAGAAGGAACTCGCTTACGACGTCACGTCCCTGGTCCATGGAGTGCAGGCAACCGAAAGCGTGATCGCCGCTTCGGCGGCGCTTTTCGGCCAGGGCGAACTGACCGAGCTGGATGAACCCACGCTTCGTGCCGCAACTGAGGAACTTGACAGCGTCACCGTGCCAGCCGACTCGATGGGGATCATCGACCTGCTGGTTGCCTCTAAGCTTTCGGATTCCAAGTCATCTGCCCGTCGCACGGTCACGGAGGGCGGCGCGTACGTGAACAACGTCAAGGTCACCGATCTCGACGGTGTCATTACGGCGGATCAGCTGCTTCACGGTCGTTACCTTTTGGTTCGCAGGGGAAAGAAGAATTTGGCCATGGTCGAAGTGGCCGGCTGA